A window from Citrus sinensis cultivar Valencia sweet orange chromosome 5, DVS_A1.0, whole genome shotgun sequence encodes these proteins:
- the LOC102619291 gene encoding DEAD-box ATP-dependent RNA helicase FANCM isoform X1, which yields MAANKIPIEINGDDDDEFDWEAAVREIDTACQSSKPSTSNSTNFNLCSKANKKPSTSKQSTLDKFFGNVGPKPQGTEEFNEGSSFDESLCHVQIDAEAAKTWIYPVNVPVRDYQFAITKTALFSNTLVALPTGLGKTLIAAVVIYNFFRWFPDGKIVFAAPSRPLVMQQIEACHNIVGIPQEWTIDMTGQISPTKRASFWKTKRVFFVTPQVLEKDIQSGTCLMKYLVCLVIDEAHRATGNYAYCTAIRELMSVPVQLRILALTATPGSKQQTIQHIIDNLYISTLEYRNESDQDVSSYVHNRKIELIEVEMGQEAVEINNRIWEVIRPYTSRLSAIGLLQNRDYQTLSPVDLLNSRDKFRQAPPPNLPQIKFGEVEAYFGALITLYHIRRLLSSHGIRPAYEMLEEKLKQGSFARFMSKNEDIRKVKLLMQQSISHGAQSPKLSKMLEVLVDHFKTKDPKHSRVIIFSNFRGSVRDIMNALATIGDLVKATEFIGQSSGKALKGQSQKVQQAVLEKFRAGGYNVIVATSIGEEGLDIMEVNLVICFDANVSPLRMIQRMGRTGRKHDGRVVVLACKGSELKGYMRKQATSKAIKKHMRNGGMNSFDFHPSPRMIPHIFKPEVQFVELSIEQYVSRGKKVKDDHAITTPIFKEKLTAAETDLIAKYFHPTSDSTWRPSLIAFPHFQALPSRVHKVMHSFRTGMLIDMMQHLQGLTFSRDDRTFVEDEVSSDKHLGLQTVEPCETDERDNFHGTKKVTDSELSTRTLGTQENHSMPQSCCKSPAAHAYLFGSDFISVDALGKVLIISVPALPFKELSHSKKKRAPDTLLLNHWKQDSSPLKTSDKNYDELTVQSKAVEELTTSQAACIKDGALPISRFSRSDALPEKPLDGFEEILDSPVLRRNQLREEDTTDETLDVNEIKEPLSPDDEHHNDLRESDLSPRLTNLIKSGVVPESPINENGASNNKGRNPDLASPVKLCSIQPSKFASLGKTEKCSKYVRASQGNVSISPVNKKIQTPLLKMNHTASAGGYSPTSPIAEETKTPLANLANSSCSRDWRLSSGDKSENVEPARKFKRLRKVRDCEQNKNSENMKENAVAPVVNLARRFLGMSPIQNKHGRGRKKPMDNMREYIEEEAEVSSEAEVSDDEEDDEDNNSYDDSFIDDRMNPTATSTQAESSGVDMMAIYRRSLLSQSPVVRQPNFSLTYSPDSATPMTRITGSGSSSGKTLISMQTPHSKSANRSTCRNSESIQTIQQQTTSATFTSTDLIRERERNLENRKRKLSYYHSGSTPAINLEPEFSFHSEDTGKNLCQQGQGDNIKANGETIDDDQFYENLDLDAVEEHAALLLKQKSEFSVHEQEVIPQSQLQKLDIHCSPSFDLGI from the exons ATGGCTGCAAACAAGATTCCCATCGAAATCAACGGCGATGATGACGAC GAATTTGATTGGGAAGCAGCTGTTAGAGAAATCGATACGGCGTGTCAAAGCTCAAAGCCCTCTACTTCAAACtcaactaattttaatttatgttctAAGGCTAACAAAAAGCCTTCTACTTCTAAGCAATCTACgcttgataaattttttggaAATGTGGGTCCCAAGCCTCAAGGGACTGAGGAATTCAATGAGGGTAGTAGCTTTGATGAGAGTTTATGCCACGTTCAAATTGATGCTGAGGCAGCTAAAACTTGGATTTACCCAG TTAATGTTCCTGTTCGTGACTATCAATTTGCCATTACCAAGACGGCGCTTTTTTCAAATACATTAGTGGCATTGCCGACAGGACTTGGGAAAACACTTATTGCTGCCGTTGTCATTTATAACTTCTTCAGATGGTTTCCAGATg GGAAAATAGTCTTTGCTGCTCCTTCTCGACCTCTCGTCATGCAACAGATAGAGGCATGCCATAACATTGTAGGAATACCACAA GAATGGACCATTGATATGACAGGTCAGATAAGTCCTACGAAAAGAGCAAGCttttggaaaacaaaaagagtttTCTTTGTTACTCCACAAGTTCTGGAGAAGGATATTCAGTCTG GcacttgtttgatgaaatacCTGGTGTGTTTGGTCATTGATGAGGCTCATCGAGCAACGGGAAATTATGCATATTGTACAGCAATTCGTGAG TTGATGTCTGTACCAGTGCAGCTGAGAATATTGGCTTTGACTGCAACACCAGGAT CAAAGCAGCAGACTATCCAGCATATTATCGATAACTTGTATATATCAACGCTTGAATATCGTAATGAAAGTGACCAGGATGTCAGCTCATATGTTCACAACAGGAAGATCGAATTGATCGAG GTTGAAATGGGGCAAGAAGCAGTAGAGATAAATAATCGGATATGGGAAGTAATACGCCCATACACGTCCAGGCTTTCAGCAATTGGGCTTCTACAGAATAGAGACTATCAAACT TTGAGCCCAGTTGATTTACTAAATTCAAGGGACAAATTTCGTCAAGCACCTCCCCCAAACCTCCCCCAAATTAAATTTGGTGAAGTGGAAGCTTATTTTGGAGCTCTTATTACTCTTTACCACATCCGTAGGCTTCTTTCAAGCCATGGAATAAGGCCAGCATATGAGATGCTGGAAGAAAAGTTGAAACAAGG GTCATTTGCGAGATTTATGAGTAAAAATGAAGATATTAGGAAAGTGAAGCTCTTAATGCAGCAAAGTATATCTCATGGTGCACAAAGTCCCAAATTGTCAAAAATGTTAGAAGTGCTGGTTGATCATTTCA AAACAAAGGATCCAAAACATTCAAgagttattattttctcaaattttagaGGAAGTGTCAG GGACATAATGAATGCATTAGCAACTATTGGGGATTTAGTTAAAGCAACCGAATTTATTGGTCAAAGCTCAG GAAAAGCATTGAAAGGCCAGTCACAAAAGGTTCAACAGGCTGTTCTGGAG AAATTTCGGGCTGGTGGATACAATGTCATTGTGGCCACATCAATTGGTGAAGAAGGCCTAGACATAATGGAAGTTAATCTTGTGATATGTTTTGATGCTAATGTGTCACCTTTGAGAATGATCCAGCGAATGGGGAGAACGGGAAGGAAGCATGATGGAAGAGTTG TAGTTTTAGCTTGTAAAGGGTCAGAGTTGAAGGGCTATATGCGAAAGCAAGCCACCAGCAAGGCTATCAAAAAACACATGCGAAATGGGGGGATGAATAGCTTTGATTTCCATCCTAGCCCAAGGATG ATTCCTCATATCTTCAAACCAGAAGTCCAATTTGTTGAGCTGTCAATTGAACAATATGTTTCTCGTGGAAAGAAAGTGAAAGATGATCATGCTATCACGACACctattttcaaagaaaaattaactgCTGCTGAGACCGATTTAATTGCCAAGTATTTCCATCCCACAAGTGATAGTACTTGGAGACCATCTCTTATTGCTTTTCCTCACTTCCAAGCATTGCCCTCCAGAGTGCACAAAGTAATGCATTCTTTTAGGACAGGGATGCTGATTGACATGATGCAACATTTGCAAGGATTAACTTTTTCTAGAGATGACAGAACTTTTGTTGAG GATGAGGTCTCTTCAGATAAGCATTTGGGTCTTCAAACTGTTGAACCATGTGAAACTGATGAACGAG ATAATTTCCATGGCACCAAAAAAGTGACAGATTCTGAACTATCAACTAGGACCTTGGGAACCCAGGAGAATCATAGCATGCCACAATCCTGTTGCAAAAGTCCTGCAGCTCACGCCTATCTTTTTGGTTCTGATTTCATTTCGGTTGATGCTCTAGGAAAGGTCCTAATTATATCTGTCCCTGCACttccttttaaagaattatcacATTCTAAGAAAAAAAGGGCTCCTGATACACTGCTGCTAAATCATTGGAAGCAAGATTCTTCCCCTTTGAAGACTTCTGATAAAAACTATGATGAACTTACTGTGCAATCTAAAGCTGTTGAAGAACTAACAACCTCACAGGCCGCATGCATAAAAGATGGTGCTCTCCCAATATCTAGATTTTCCAGGTCTGATGCCCTGCCGGAGAAACCACTTGATGGGTTTGAGGAAATCCTTGACAGTCCAGTTTTGAGGAGAAATCAGTTACGGGAAGAAGATACTACTGACGAGACACTTGATGTTAATGAAATCAAGGAACCATTGTCACCAGATGATGAACACCATAATGATCTTAGAGAGAGTGATCTCAGTCCCAGGCTGACTAATTTGATCAAGAGTGGTGTTGTTCCAGAGTCTCCTATTAATGAAAATG GGGCATCCAATAATAAAGGAAGAAATCCAGATCTGGCTTCACCTGTCAAACTGTGTTCCATACAGCCAAGCAAGTTTGCAAGTCTAGGGAAAACTGAAAAGTGCAGTAAATACGTCAGAGCCAGCCAAGGGAATGTCTCAATTTCTcctgttaataaaaaaattcaaactccTTTGCTTAAAATGAACCATACTGCCAGTGCAGGAGGATATTCCCCCACTTCTCCAATTGCTGAAGAAACCAAAACTCCATTAGCAAACCTTGCGAACAGTAGCTGTAGCAGAGATTGGCGTTTGAGTTCTGGAGACAAGTCAGAAAATGTTGAACCAGCACGGAAATTTAAAAGGTTGCGCAAAGTTCGAGATTGCGAACAAAATAAGAATTCagaaaatatgaaagaaaatgcTGTAGCTCCAGTAGTGAACCTTGCAAGACGTTTTCTGGGTATGAGTCCTATCCAAAATAAGCACGGCAGAG GTAGAAAGAAGCCAATGGACAacatgagagaatatattgaAGAGGAAGCCGA GGTGTCCTCAGAAGCTGAAGTATCTGATGATGAGGAAGATGACGAGGACAACAATTCATATGATGATAGTTTCATAGATGACCGCATGAATCCTACAGCAACAAGTACACAGGCTGAATCTAGTGGAGTTGACATGATGGCTATTTACAG GCGTTCTTTGCTCAGCCAATCACCCGTTGTGAGGCAGCCGAATTTTTCTCTCACGTATAGTCCTGACTCTGCCACTCCCATGACCAGAATAACTGGGAGTGGAAGTTCCTCAGGAAAGACATTGATTTCTATGCAGACGCCCCATAGTAAGTCTGCAAATCGGTCTACCTGCAGAAATTCAGAATCCATTCAAACGATCCAACAGCAAACCACCTCAGCAACCTTCACAAGTACCGATCTAAtacgagagagagagagaaatctGGAAAATAGGAAACgaaaattaagttattatcATTCCGGGTCTACACCTGCTATCAACTTGGAGCCAGAATTCTCATTCCACTCAGAGGATACAGGGAAAAATTTATGTCAGCAGGGTCAAGGTGACAACATCAAAGCAAATGGagaaacaattgatgatgATCAATTTTATGAGAATCTTGATCTTGATGCTGTAGAGGAACATGCTGCCTTGCTTCTAAAGCAAAAGTCAGAATTTTCTGTACACGAACAAGAGGTAATTCCTCAATCACAATTACAAAAACTCGATATTCATTGTTCTCCATCATTCGATCTTGGGATATAG
- the LOC102619291 gene encoding DEAD-box ATP-dependent RNA helicase FANCM isoform X3: MKYLVCLVIDEAHRATGNYAYCTAIRELMSVPVQLRILALTATPGSKQQTIQHIIDNLYISTLEYRNESDQDVSSYVHNRKIELIEVEMGQEAVEINNRIWEVIRPYTSRLSAIGLLQNRDYQTLSPVDLLNSRDKFRQAPPPNLPQIKFGEVEAYFGALITLYHIRRLLSSHGIRPAYEMLEEKLKQGSFARFMSKNEDIRKVKLLMQQSISHGAQSPKLSKMLEVLVDHFKTKDPKHSRVIIFSNFRGSVRDIMNALATIGDLVKATEFIGQSSGKALKGQSQKVQQAVLEKFRAGGYNVIVATSIGEEGLDIMEVNLVICFDANVSPLRMIQRMGRTGRKHDGRVVVLACKGSELKGYMRKQATSKAIKKHMRNGGMNSFDFHPSPRMIPHIFKPEVQFVELSIEQYVSRGKKVKDDHAITTPIFKEKLTAAETDLIAKYFHPTSDSTWRPSLIAFPHFQALPSRVHKVMHSFRTGMLIDMMQHLQGLTFSRDDRTFVEDEVSSDKHLGLQTVEPCETDERDNFHGTKKVTDSELSTRTLGTQENHSMPQSCCKSPAAHAYLFGSDFISVDALGKVLIISVPALPFKELSHSKKKRAPDTLLLNHWKQDSSPLKTSDKNYDELTVQSKAVEELTTSQAACIKDGALPISRFSRSDALPEKPLDGFEEILDSPVLRRNQLREEDTTDETLDVNEIKEPLSPDDEHHNDLRESDLSPRLTNLIKSGVVPESPINENGASNNKGRNPDLASPVKLCSIQPSKFASLGKTEKCSKYVRASQGNVSISPVNKKIQTPLLKMNHTASAGGYSPTSPIAEETKTPLANLANSSCSRDWRLSSGDKSENVEPARKFKRLRKVRDCEQNKNSENMKENAVAPVVNLARRFLGMSPIQNKHGRGRKKPMDNMREYIEEEAEVSSEAEVSDDEEDDEDNNSYDDSFIDDRMNPTATSTQAESSGVDMMAIYRRSLLSQSPVVRQPNFSLTYSPDSATPMTRITGSGSSSGKTLISMQTPHSKSANRSTCRNSESIQTIQQQTTSATFTSTDLIRERERNLENRKRKLSYYHSGSTPAINLEPEFSFHSEDTGKNLCQQGQGDNIKANGETIDDDQFYENLDLDAVEEHAALLLKQKSEFSVHEQEVIPQSQLQKLDIHCSPSFDLGI, encoded by the exons atgaaatacCTGGTGTGTTTGGTCATTGATGAGGCTCATCGAGCAACGGGAAATTATGCATATTGTACAGCAATTCGTGAG TTGATGTCTGTACCAGTGCAGCTGAGAATATTGGCTTTGACTGCAACACCAGGAT CAAAGCAGCAGACTATCCAGCATATTATCGATAACTTGTATATATCAACGCTTGAATATCGTAATGAAAGTGACCAGGATGTCAGCTCATATGTTCACAACAGGAAGATCGAATTGATCGAG GTTGAAATGGGGCAAGAAGCAGTAGAGATAAATAATCGGATATGGGAAGTAATACGCCCATACACGTCCAGGCTTTCAGCAATTGGGCTTCTACAGAATAGAGACTATCAAACT TTGAGCCCAGTTGATTTACTAAATTCAAGGGACAAATTTCGTCAAGCACCTCCCCCAAACCTCCCCCAAATTAAATTTGGTGAAGTGGAAGCTTATTTTGGAGCTCTTATTACTCTTTACCACATCCGTAGGCTTCTTTCAAGCCATGGAATAAGGCCAGCATATGAGATGCTGGAAGAAAAGTTGAAACAAGG GTCATTTGCGAGATTTATGAGTAAAAATGAAGATATTAGGAAAGTGAAGCTCTTAATGCAGCAAAGTATATCTCATGGTGCACAAAGTCCCAAATTGTCAAAAATGTTAGAAGTGCTGGTTGATCATTTCA AAACAAAGGATCCAAAACATTCAAgagttattattttctcaaattttagaGGAAGTGTCAG GGACATAATGAATGCATTAGCAACTATTGGGGATTTAGTTAAAGCAACCGAATTTATTGGTCAAAGCTCAG GAAAAGCATTGAAAGGCCAGTCACAAAAGGTTCAACAGGCTGTTCTGGAG AAATTTCGGGCTGGTGGATACAATGTCATTGTGGCCACATCAATTGGTGAAGAAGGCCTAGACATAATGGAAGTTAATCTTGTGATATGTTTTGATGCTAATGTGTCACCTTTGAGAATGATCCAGCGAATGGGGAGAACGGGAAGGAAGCATGATGGAAGAGTTG TAGTTTTAGCTTGTAAAGGGTCAGAGTTGAAGGGCTATATGCGAAAGCAAGCCACCAGCAAGGCTATCAAAAAACACATGCGAAATGGGGGGATGAATAGCTTTGATTTCCATCCTAGCCCAAGGATG ATTCCTCATATCTTCAAACCAGAAGTCCAATTTGTTGAGCTGTCAATTGAACAATATGTTTCTCGTGGAAAGAAAGTGAAAGATGATCATGCTATCACGACACctattttcaaagaaaaattaactgCTGCTGAGACCGATTTAATTGCCAAGTATTTCCATCCCACAAGTGATAGTACTTGGAGACCATCTCTTATTGCTTTTCCTCACTTCCAAGCATTGCCCTCCAGAGTGCACAAAGTAATGCATTCTTTTAGGACAGGGATGCTGATTGACATGATGCAACATTTGCAAGGATTAACTTTTTCTAGAGATGACAGAACTTTTGTTGAG GATGAGGTCTCTTCAGATAAGCATTTGGGTCTTCAAACTGTTGAACCATGTGAAACTGATGAACGAG ATAATTTCCATGGCACCAAAAAAGTGACAGATTCTGAACTATCAACTAGGACCTTGGGAACCCAGGAGAATCATAGCATGCCACAATCCTGTTGCAAAAGTCCTGCAGCTCACGCCTATCTTTTTGGTTCTGATTTCATTTCGGTTGATGCTCTAGGAAAGGTCCTAATTATATCTGTCCCTGCACttccttttaaagaattatcacATTCTAAGAAAAAAAGGGCTCCTGATACACTGCTGCTAAATCATTGGAAGCAAGATTCTTCCCCTTTGAAGACTTCTGATAAAAACTATGATGAACTTACTGTGCAATCTAAAGCTGTTGAAGAACTAACAACCTCACAGGCCGCATGCATAAAAGATGGTGCTCTCCCAATATCTAGATTTTCCAGGTCTGATGCCCTGCCGGAGAAACCACTTGATGGGTTTGAGGAAATCCTTGACAGTCCAGTTTTGAGGAGAAATCAGTTACGGGAAGAAGATACTACTGACGAGACACTTGATGTTAATGAAATCAAGGAACCATTGTCACCAGATGATGAACACCATAATGATCTTAGAGAGAGTGATCTCAGTCCCAGGCTGACTAATTTGATCAAGAGTGGTGTTGTTCCAGAGTCTCCTATTAATGAAAATG GGGCATCCAATAATAAAGGAAGAAATCCAGATCTGGCTTCACCTGTCAAACTGTGTTCCATACAGCCAAGCAAGTTTGCAAGTCTAGGGAAAACTGAAAAGTGCAGTAAATACGTCAGAGCCAGCCAAGGGAATGTCTCAATTTCTcctgttaataaaaaaattcaaactccTTTGCTTAAAATGAACCATACTGCCAGTGCAGGAGGATATTCCCCCACTTCTCCAATTGCTGAAGAAACCAAAACTCCATTAGCAAACCTTGCGAACAGTAGCTGTAGCAGAGATTGGCGTTTGAGTTCTGGAGACAAGTCAGAAAATGTTGAACCAGCACGGAAATTTAAAAGGTTGCGCAAAGTTCGAGATTGCGAACAAAATAAGAATTCagaaaatatgaaagaaaatgcTGTAGCTCCAGTAGTGAACCTTGCAAGACGTTTTCTGGGTATGAGTCCTATCCAAAATAAGCACGGCAGAG GTAGAAAGAAGCCAATGGACAacatgagagaatatattgaAGAGGAAGCCGA GGTGTCCTCAGAAGCTGAAGTATCTGATGATGAGGAAGATGACGAGGACAACAATTCATATGATGATAGTTTCATAGATGACCGCATGAATCCTACAGCAACAAGTACACAGGCTGAATCTAGTGGAGTTGACATGATGGCTATTTACAG GCGTTCTTTGCTCAGCCAATCACCCGTTGTGAGGCAGCCGAATTTTTCTCTCACGTATAGTCCTGACTCTGCCACTCCCATGACCAGAATAACTGGGAGTGGAAGTTCCTCAGGAAAGACATTGATTTCTATGCAGACGCCCCATAGTAAGTCTGCAAATCGGTCTACCTGCAGAAATTCAGAATCCATTCAAACGATCCAACAGCAAACCACCTCAGCAACCTTCACAAGTACCGATCTAAtacgagagagagagagaaatctGGAAAATAGGAAACgaaaattaagttattatcATTCCGGGTCTACACCTGCTATCAACTTGGAGCCAGAATTCTCATTCCACTCAGAGGATACAGGGAAAAATTTATGTCAGCAGGGTCAAGGTGACAACATCAAAGCAAATGGagaaacaattgatgatgATCAATTTTATGAGAATCTTGATCTTGATGCTGTAGAGGAACATGCTGCCTTGCTTCTAAAGCAAAAGTCAGAATTTTCTGTACACGAACAAGAGGTAATTCCTCAATCACAATTACAAAAACTCGATATTCATTGTTCTCCATCATTCGATCTTGGGATATAG